In Lycium barbarum isolate Lr01 chromosome 9, ASM1917538v2, whole genome shotgun sequence, the DNA window CACGTTAAAATTGTGTATTCTTCTATTTCATTATCATTGCTTTAATTCTCGTTGTCTTATGACAGGTACAACTTGGCTTAAATCCTTAGCCTTTTCTATTATGACCAGAGATCAATACTCATCCAAAAATAACCCTTTACTCACCAAGTTATCCCATGATTGTCTACCCTTTTTGGAACTCGATTATATCAACAATCCCAAGTTTTTAGATACAGAGTTGCCCTTGTTGTCCACACATCTTCCTTACACTCTCATACCAAAATCTGTATTAGAGTCTGATTGCAAGATCATTTACATATGTAGGGAACCTAAAGATCGATTTGTTTCGATGTGGCATTTTTCACAAAACTTCATTAGTAATAATAGTGACCAAACCCTCAGGCCTGCTGTTACACTTGAGCAGGAATTCGAGTGGTTTTGCCAAGGCAAATCTGGCTTTGGACCTTATTGGGATCACGTATTGGGATACTGGAAAGCGAGTATTGATAGACCCCATAGAGTTTTCTTCTTCAAGTACGAAGACTTAAAGAAGGACACGTTGTACTATGTGAAGAAATTGGCAGAGTTCATGGAGAAACCTTTCTCTATGGAGGAAGAAGCGCGAGGTGTGCCTGAAGAAATAGTGGATCGCTGTCGTTTCAAAAGTTTGAGCAATTTAGAGGTGAATAAGAGTGGGAGACGTTACGGATTCATGCCAGGAATCAGTAACAGTGCATTCTTTCGAAAAGGAGAAATTGGCGATTGGAATAATCTTTTGACTGAGGATATGGCAAACGCGATTGACCAAATAACGCATGAGAAATTTCAGTCTTTGGGTCTGACATTCTCCGATTAATACTAAATGTGAAGGAAGGAAT includes these proteins:
- the LOC132608769 gene encoding flavonol sulfotransferase-like, whose translation is MKASKVSRLSEKYESKEIRSMKYKDIISTLPKREPPHPLYEYYQYQGFWCPLPVLEATLSMQHNFKAQPYDIYLCTSPKTGTTWLKSLAFSIMTRDQYSSKNNPLLTKLSHDCLPFLELDYINNPKFLDTELPLLSTHLPYTLIPKSVLESDCKIIYICREPKDRFVSMWHFSQNFISNNSDQTLRPAVTLEQEFEWFCQGKSGFGPYWDHVLGYWKASIDRPHRVFFFKYEDLKKDTLYYVKKLAEFMEKPFSMEEEARGVPEEIVDRCRFKSLSNLEVNKSGRRYGFMPGISNSAFFRKGEIGDWNNLLTEDMANAIDQITHEKFQSLGLTFSD